Genomic DNA from Thermoplasmata archaeon:
CTCGCCGTGCTCCTTGCAGGTCTTCTTCATCTTGAGCGCGCCGTCGCCGATGTAGAGCGTCGCGGGGATGACCTTCAGGCATTCGGGGCACAGGGAACCTGTGCGCCGGGGCAGCCCCTTCTGGAGCTTCGAAGGCATGACGACCATCGCGTTGTCCTGCCTCGATTCCCGGTACATGTTCCGGACTGCGCCGATCGCGTAATCAGTGCCGCAAAGAGACATGCGCTTGGCACCTCTTGTTCCCGGACGTAGAACCGTGTCCATTTTAAACCCTTTGTAGTATGCGCTACTACAACGCAATGTGCCGGGTCCCTCGCCGGAGGATTCGGCTTTAGGATGTCCGAAATCGAGCCGCCTCGGGACGCCGGCTCCCCGGGGACGGTACGCTCCTCCGCGACCTCATTCTTTCGAAAACAACGGGTTCCCGGACGCTGCGGATCGTACGTCGTCGAGGCTGCGATACAGCCTGACAGGAAGCTCGGAGAGGATCGTCCACGCGTGCGCTCGGCGATCAGGCCTGAGGTCGATTACCTTCCATCCTTGGTCGCGGACTAGCTCCTCCCGGGTCGCCGGGAACCTCGCATCCGGCGCGAGCACCTCCGCGAGGGAGTCCAGGCCCACCGAGCCGGTCGCCGGCGGGAACGAGCCCGTGCGGCGGAACGTAAGGAAGCGTGCGGCATCTTTGTACATCCGGACGCCGTGGAAGGCGTACGCCACGGTCTCCGCGTCCCTCCCGGAGCGGTCGAGCGCCTGCAGCTCTTCGTCGTCGAACTCGTACACGTTGTGTTTGCCCTTCCCGAACAGCCGCGTGTAGACGACGTCCGCCTCGACGCGGGGCGCGCTGCGGGACAGATCCACCACATCGAGGACCCGGTGCTCCTCCAGGGTTCGTGCCACGGAGGCCGGCAGGGGGCCCTCGGCGTAGGCTCGGGCCTCGAGGCCGAGCCGCACGCCTTCGGGGGTCATCTCGGCGAACGCTCGCAGGCCGGCCAGCTCGTCGGGTCCCAGCGCGAGGGAGGCGGGCGTCTCGAGGACCACGAACGGCGCACGGAGGATGGAGGCCACCCGCGCGGTCGCGGCGAAGGCGGCACGGGCGGCAGGGGTGGCCCGAAGGCCGGCCCCGTGGGTGACGTCCCGATGGGCCTTGACCGAGAACGTGAACTCGCGGGGCACGCTGGCGCGCCACCGGCGTGCCCCGGACTCGCTGACCCTGCGGTAGAAGGTCGCGTTCACCTCGACGAAGGGGAACGCTCGGGCGTACGGTACGAGGCCCCCGGAGAAGTATCCCCAGCCGCCCGCACCCGCGAGGATCCGGCCCATGCGGCCTCCAAGGGCGAGCGGGCATAAGGCCGCGCGGGAGAGGCCCGCGAAAGTGGTTCCCGGAATACGCTCATGTACCGCGCGCGCGATAGGGTGGGTCCCATGGCCCGCCTGCGCTTCGGCTGTAGCGGATGGGACTACCAGGAATGGATCGGTCCCTTCTACCGCAACGCGAGCGAGTCCAAGCTCGCGGCGTACGCGCGCGTGTTCGACACCGCCGAGATCAACTCCACGTTCTACCGCGCGCCCTCGCCGGGCATGGTGATCGGTTGGGGCAAGTACACGCCCGACGAGTTCGTGTTCGCCGCGAAGGTACCGCAGACCGTGACCCACGACCGTCTCTTAGACGTCGCGCGGGGCGCGGAGGTGGACCTGAAGGCGTACTGCGAACTCATGCGACCCCTTCTGGACCAAGGCAAGCTCGGGCCGCTCCTGCTCCAGCTCCCTCCCCGCCTCCGGTTCGACGAGCCCGCGGTCCACCGCTTCCTCGACGTCCTCCCGCGCGACTTCACGTTCGCCCTGGAGCCACGGAACCGGAGTTGGATGGCCCTGGAGGCATTCGACCTCCTGCGGTCCACGGGCGTCGCCTATGCGATCGTGGACGAGCCCCTGCTGCCGCCGGACCTCCACGTCACGTCCCGCGTGGCGTACGTCCGGTGGCACGGGCACGGCCAGGAGCCCTGGTACAACTACCGCTACCCGGAGGACCAACTCCAGGAGTGGGTCCCGCGCCTGGAGCAGGTTGCCTCCCAGGCGGAGACCGTGTTCGGCTTCTTCAACAACCACTACCACGGGTATGCGCCGGAGAACTGCCTCCAGATCCTCCGCATGCTCGGCGTCCAGGACGAGGCGAAGGCGCGCGCCCTGGGTCGAATCGCGAACTTCCGCAAGCGCGCCGCGACCGACGCCGTCAAGATGAGGCCGACCACCCTGGAGGACT
This window encodes:
- a CDS encoding DUF72 domain-containing protein yields the protein MARLRFGCSGWDYQEWIGPFYRNASESKLAAYARVFDTAEINSTFYRAPSPGMVIGWGKYTPDEFVFAAKVPQTVTHDRLLDVARGAEVDLKAYCELMRPLLDQGKLGPLLLQLPPRLRFDEPAVHRFLDVLPRDFTFALEPRNRSWMALEAFDLLRSTGVAYAIVDEPLLPPDLHVTSRVAYVRWHGHGQEPWYNYRYPEDQLQEWVPRLEQVASQAETVFGFFNNHYHGYAPENCLQILRMLGVQDEAKARALGRIANFRKRAATDAVKMRPTTLEDFGADPHAEAHFQDLLAAFLDPRRLERAKAIDPEDVEITRDGTTVLARVKDYRIELDRGGRRLSHDCEDWEKVALEREFCKHVGKLFLSLPREEAILDLEAIRAEREGWAFEVLRREADRR
- a CDS encoding DUF72 domain-containing protein, translating into MGRILAGAGGWGYFSGGLVPYARAFPFVEVNATFYRRVSESGARRWRASVPREFTFSVKAHRDVTHGAGLRATPAARAAFAATARVASILRAPFVVLETPASLALGPDELAGLRAFAEMTPEGVRLGLEARAYAEGPLPASVARTLEEHRVLDVVDLSRSAPRVEADVVYTRLFGKGKHNVYEFDDEELQALDRSGRDAETVAYAFHGVRMYKDAARFLTFRRTGSFPPATGSVGLDSLAEVLAPDARFPATREELVRDQGWKVIDLRPDRRAHAWTILSELPVRLYRSLDDVRSAASGNPLFSKE